tttttttaaattcgtattattaaattattttaccaaacgtgtttaatttatttaataatttaaattaagttattaagtcactttaaatcattaaataaattaagtatgtttaataaaataatttaattgtatgaattaaagtaaaaaaataactttaagtaataaataaaaataattaacttattctgaaatttatatttttattttatttttttatttttatttgtcttaATTAACTTCacgatttttatttatttatttttcacgaCTTCTATTGTTACTCGAGCTCACttactttaattataatttacgaggataaatatgttaatttgataatttaaaacaaattttaaattaattttatcaaataattttaatatttaaaataaaaattaaataataaatttgaagtaaaatcGAAGAAAGATATCTCTATTGGATTCTAACTTGATACTTAAAACTATAATTAATAACTacggttttgatttttttttataaaatggttTGAGTCATAACCGCCAACGATTTTAAGTTTTACAAACTACGGTTTTTTGATGTGGATATTTCGTGATTGAGACATATTAGGTCGagtattattttggaattaggTTTAGttggtggaattttttttatattaaaaaatgagttattattactattttttattgtctAAACTCAGTTTTTATAGGGTGGAATACGTACGGTCCACCGCAATACTATGGAGCAACACACGTGTCAAAGCTCGATTGCATTTGGACACAACAAGTCAAAGAGCGAAGATCTTTGACCTTCGGAATTCATCACAAACCCTGAACCACGCAGACGGCAGAAGCAGCCATGGCGGAGCAAGGCGTCGATCCCATGGCTCCTCCGTTTCTCCACTTGCTTTCAGCGTTTCTCGCCATGGAACCCACCCATTGCCTCGTCTCGTTAGCCCGGTACTCCCCCGGCGCATCTTAGCAGGGCCCGCGCGTTCTAGCAGTTCTGCAGTttctttctccttcttcatatttgtattgGAATGTAATGGATGTGTTGTGTTTGTGTGCAAAACGCAGTGTTTGTGGTGGAGGTTTGATTACTGAAGGAGTTCAGCGTTTCATTTGGGACAATTGTATCAGCAAAGTGAGTATTTATCTCTTCGTATCTGTTTAGATGCCGAGAAAAATGGaggataagaaaagaaaatgatattttgaatcaGGTGTTCTGTGTTATTCTGATTTCCGGAAAATGAAAAACTCAGCTGAAGTCAGCGAGCTAGTTGCAGTAGGCTAGGTGGAGTTAGTGATCTGGTTTCTTAGGGATGATGAAGAAGTTAAGTTTTTCTTCGCCACCAAAAGGATTTTTAGCCCCCGTTCTGTTGCTGGGAAAGTGGAGGAATAATATCGAAAGTTATATTTTGAATCTTTAAGGTATATATTTTTCGTCCTCCAGAACATCAAAGACATGGCTCTGCTAAGCCTAATAATTGCAGTAGACTGAGTCAAGTAGAGGCTTTATCTTTCTTAgcttagatgaaaaaaaaatggtgaacaaCCTATACTCAAAAATTTAACTTCTGTTATTTTCTAGAGTGTCTGTTTAACCAGAGAGATGTTCATCTGCTGTTTGGCTGCTGAGTGTAGAGAcacagagaagaagaagaagagagaaataaatgggtatCTCTTTTTTTCATTCAACGAGTAAAGCTGGGCTTCCCCTGTTTTTATACAGAGAAGGGGACTGAACAGTACATGgccttttcaaatttaaaacaaactttCAAAACAACCTGCATGCGTGTCACATTCTTCCTTGTTAGTAATGCATTACCACACCATTTACATATTACCAGCTTCAATAAAACTAGGGAAACGATCAGAGAATAAATCTTTGAATACATTGTTTATAGCCAGATGGTTCTGTTCCCAATCAAGTTAaggttttatttatatatgtaaattaataaatttatcgTACCCTGTTAAGCTTAATTCAGCAATGCAGGTTGAAAAAAGCCATGTGCCTTACTCgaagaattttctaaagaagcttataaatgaaattgaatcagcTCATGGTGATATATTGGATGAATTATACGAACAATATGCCTCTTACATGATTTTGTTGAAGGTAAAATGTTCTATCTCTGGCTGGGCTGGTTATTGTTTGTTTCTCTCTCAGTTGGTATGAAACTTCTAAATCTTAGCTTGTCACATTTTAGGATGACAGGTTGGTGAAAGAAAACTCAAGGGTCTTGAAAtgcatttcatttctttttcctccAGGTATGAACTCTTAGTTGTGAGATGTTTACTTCTGGAATTTCTAGAATCTCTCTGCACTAGCTCATGTTTAATTGATGTTATTGTACTTTTGTAGGCTGCTTTGGAATCCCAAGTTGTCCAAAATCAATGCAACTGGCAGTTCCCCTGCACTGTTCAGTCAACATGCTTGAAGGAGATACTGGGTATGCTTTCTTGCAGTTACATATTGTCCTGCAATTAACAAAAGCAAATGGATGGTGTTGATTGCGCCATTCATTAAGAGCATTTGATCTGAATTAACCATCGGCAGTCCTTATTGGAAAAAATGCAGTCAACCTTACCACATAGTCTTAACTATTTTCTTCCATGAGGGCACCTCTTGTTATACGCAATAATTTAGTAGAGCTTTAACAAGGTTACCTGGAGTCCATAAGAGTTATTGGTTGAGgctgtgagaaaaaaaatgataacctATTGTTTAACTTTGGACGAATCTACATTTTGCAGACAGAATGGAAGAGCAAAAGTGTATTTGTTTTGCTGAGATCCTGAGCTTGATTGTTGAGTTGGGTTACAACAGGATTAGTGGCAAATCTGTGTAATAAACTAGCAGTTACTTAATCTTTGTCAAACTGAGTAGCCAGGCTTGCAAGCAGAGAAAATTCAGTCAGTCCACTTTGGAACAAgctaaagaaaattttaggaagtgtGTTGACTAGTTCCTTATGTAAACTAAAATAGATTGGAATTTAATTGAGGCATTATTTTTAACATGGATGATGATGTGTTTTTCTGTTAATGGACCTTAAAGGGAATTTCGAGTTGGCTGGGAatggaaataataattattgagCTTTTCCTCGTCATCCAAAACAAGTTAAATTGCTTAGTATTGTGTGCTACTAATTAAATGGAGAAAGTGTTGGAGGAATTGtcatttctatttaatttttagaccCCTGGTGGTGGTGCATGACCGAATGGAAGCATGCTATAGAATAAGTGTAGCTGAGATGAAGGTGTTGTGGTTGGGAAGGTTAGAAAAGTCAAGATTAAAAGTTTTGAAGTTCAAGAAAAAGTAGTGGCAGCCACTAAGGTGAGAAGTACGGGGCTGTTGATTTAGAAGGTTTGgtgatatatattaaaaaaaaaaaggtaatgcTGGTGaaaatttgtgatttatttgAAGGTCTAAGAGAGGAAACTGAAGCCCTTGGAGGACatggttaaaattaaaaagaagagaTAATGCATTTGTGATAACAGAAGATTTGGCAATCACCATGACGAAATGTTGGCCTATGATTTATGTGGCTTATCCCAATTGATTGTGATGTGACCAGCTGATTGATTGAGTTTAATTATCCTACTTAACCTCCACAGGTGATGGAATATTTACTTGGGTTCTATAATCTTTATATTGGGGgtgtttttatcaattttatatatgaGGAACATTGGCATTTTCTACGAGTATAATAACTATtccattgatttttattgactAACATTAAACGTTATGCAGGTGTTCCATCTGGCCCTCAAGTCTTTTCTTGTCAGAGTTCATTCTTTCTCATccagaaatattttctaataaatcatGTTTTGAGGTAAGATATATGTACTAGGAATTTGTTTCTTGTGATGCAACACTGGTTCAATTCAAACCATTTAGGAATAAGCTAAGAATTaatccaaagggattttctttggggggAAGGGGCCTTTGAGCAGAAACCTTATTTAGTAAGATGGTCTATTGTTTGCTCAAATAAAAGAAAGGGAGGTCTAGGGGTTAGGAATATGTTGTTGCACAACAAGGCCCTCATGTAAATGGAGTTATTGTTTTTGCATAGAAGAGGGAGGCTTTTTGGAAGCAAGTCATTAGCGGTAAGTacaaggaagaagaaggaggGTGACGTTCCCATGAAGTAAGAGAAAGGTATGAGGTAGGGTTGTGGAAAACCATAAGGAAAGATTAGGATATTTTGAGTGGCAACATGGCCTTTGCCATGGGTAATGGGAagagggtgagattttggaaggataagtggtgtggtgGTGATCTATTGAGCACTTCTTTTCCATCCTTATATGCCATTACTTCATCCAAGGAGGCTTGGTACCCTTCAGTTGATGGGGGTGTTTGGGCTCCCTGCTTTTTTAGGCagcttaatgattgggaggtggttcTTGTGGAGTGCTTTTTCCAAAGACTACAAGGGAGGAGGGTGTCTAGGGATGATAAGGTGTTTGGACAAAGTCAAAGGATTGAACAATTTTTGTTAAATCCCACTACAAGGCTTTGGAGTCGGAAAGACAAGGCTCTTTTCTAGCTGGtgtaatttggaattcatgggtGTTGTTGAGGGTGGgattctttgcttgggaggctacttggAATAAGGCCTTAACCTTGGATCATATGTAGAGGAGTGGGTAGTCTTTTGTTGGCAGATGCTTCCTTTATCTCTAAGAGGAAGAATCCGTCGACCACATCCTCATGCAATGCGATAGGGCAAGGGATTTATGgtacttattattttttctgtttGGGGTGTCGTTGGTGCTTCCTTTCTCAGTCAGAGTGACATTGTTAGGATGACACAATTCTTTTTTGAGTAAAAAGAGAAATAAGGTGTAACGGATTGCTTTTTTATGCCTTTTCTAGACaatgtggaaggaaagaaatagtagggcgtttgaaaatgaggagcatTTGGTCTAAAGGCTTaaactttctttcctttataaTCTTTGGGTGTGGGCTAAGGTGTATATAGTCCATTgttgattttgtggattggttggACTCTGATTGAGGGagggttgttttttgttgttcCCCTTATTTTTTGTGGTGCTTTAAGGCATCTTTTATATACTTCCTGTGTACTTTGGGACACTTTTTTGGCgtttttcttattaatatatttcttttatatccttaaaaaaaaaaaaaaaaaaagccaaagcCTATTACCACAGAAAAGTTCAAGCATTGCTTGAACTTGATTAATGTCTCCAGTTTCTAGATGGGAGATACCCCAACCTATTGTCCTAGGTGGAGTTATAAGCTATGTTTCTTGTCTCCTAAGGGGAGAGTGAATATTcaccaaggtggagattgttgtagtatgtggctcatatttgAGCGAAaagacatatggagaaaaaagAGCAAATGTTGGAGTGAAGCTTCACTCCGGCATTTGCCATTTAAGCTTGTACTTCTTTTGTTGTGGGGCGAACGATAGGTTGGGGGGGTttaggggtatttttggaatttcattcctaagggttagtataaatacccttttttatgtaaccctaattttaaCATAGTGAAAATCCTCTTTCCTTGTtcccgtggacgtaggcaattaGCTGAACCACGTTAAATCTCCGTGTTCTTCTTTctcgtttttctatttttcgcTATTAATTGTTGCATGGATTCCAACATGGATTACTTAGCATTACAAATGCTCTTGAAATTTGCAAATAATAATCATTTATATAGCTTTTGGTTTAAAACATGCCAAGAAACTTACTCAATTTTGGCTGCTCAATACTAACCTTATAGGTTGGGCAtgtgttttatattttgtaatacaCTGCTCcagtgtattttttattttttattttttttaaatcatattgcGGCAaccttatatatttatgtatttatgtgCACATTGTAATCCCAAATTTTGATTGGTTAAAAAACAGGTTGGTTCTGGTGTTGGTTTGGTTGGCATTTGTCTGGCCCATGTGAAAGCCTCCAAGGtactttattcaaaatttacGCTTATTGTTAGAAGGAAAGCCAAAGTCTTCTCCTTCTACAGCAGCATTGCTATATGAGAAATATCTAAAAGAATCTTGTTCCCTTCCCTCTTTTCTAACATATTTCTTTCCCTTGTCCATGCATCATTACTATGAGCTCTCACAAGTATTAAGGTGTTTTCTTGCATGTTCTATAATTGGAGAAATTGGAGAGAAATTATGCTAATTCATAGGAGTTGATCTGAATGCATTTCACATCTCATCAATTATAACCATTCCATGATGGACTTCCTGTTTTGGTTGGGTGCAAGGTGGTAGGATATTATAATCAACCCGATATCCTGAGCTTTTAACtgtaaataatagttttttcaaaTGAAGTGCCATAATATTTTGGTTGACTCAATTATGTAGTTAAATTGGATTTTGGGGTGATGATCCTGTTCTAGATGTCCAATCAGGTGTTTAACTGCCTTTACTGAATTTGCAGAGGTGCATGGAAATGTAGGATAGTTTTAGGCGTCATAGCTGAAACTTTCTTGAAGTAACAAGTTCAAGAATGCAAGACATTGAATAACTCAAAACAGATTCCATATTGAGGTAAATTACTCATGAAGCTAGCAGTTGGATTCTGTATTACATTGTAAACATTTATTTAGTAAACTCAACTTAGGATACAAAAATGCTTCTTGATGTCAATGTAGAAAGAATTTAATAAAGAATATGCATTGAACATGTTTTCTAAGAACCCAACCCATGCACCCAATATCTATAAGTGAAAATGTTAATCATAATAATGgactacacctagaggggggtgaataggtgttatagaacaatttaaaaattctcccaacaaagattacctaaccttagactTTCTCAATGTCAAGAAACTTCTCTTCCAACAACTATTCAACAAAGCAAAACATCCACAAGCAAGAATGTATGCActaacactctcccaacaatttataaatgtaatacacatgcaaatgcttcaacaatcctcaaaaataaatcaaaaaaacaattatctcCTCAACTCATATCAATTTACTCCATGatatcattaaccaaaatgagcaaaaaaattattaaggatattCCATGGATCATCACACTTATATCACctcatatttcttccattcaacatatatgcccaagtaatcaatgatatcaaaaacagaaattaaatcaaagtgtagtgagagaaagagacaattaaCACCGGATTTTAAAGTGGAAACCtccgaagagataaaaaaccacgggcctaccaccgattgaaaaactccactatgaagaataaaaaccaagtacaaggttttacctagcttaagccaaccaatccttcccggaccacttgactagtacctttactttcagcttctcaccttcatcttccggagcacacttggagtccgcaccaagctcaatcacggcctcttcttgaatccacacaagaagaaaatgggtttttgcacaaacccatatagaatgagagattgagatatgaatgaaggaatgaatcaacccatttattgctcaagaaaatccattaaaaattagtttggaaaacattaagagaaatggattttctttgcaatcaaaagccccaaattaggaaaacaatatgagaaaatgaagaacacatggGGTGACTGCTCTCTCCACGTTTTCTACAATCACTCTccagaaaaatgagagaagattgctttttaaagtgtaaaaagaagcccttaatctaatggttgagatttgataaaaaaaaaaaaaaaattagttggatCGATCCACCCCTGCACCTGGATCGATCCAGAAACAGGGGAATAAAAGTcttgcaccaaaaaccatttctcccaactttctaacacataaagattaaaaaccgggttgattcacattcaatcaccGCACACTCGGCTACATACCTTGGCCTCTTAGTAAAAtcttagtcttcaaagtcaagtagtccgaaGAGGAATTGGAAAGccgagttaggggacacttaggaattttgtccggaattgccaacctagctaaacactaataataaggaatatatatatatttatatatattctacTGAGAACATGATGGGAACATAATGGTCATTTGAATgtccaaaaaaatgatgtatttgATGTTGAACATTCACAAACATGTTGTGTTTGATGCAGGTGATATTAAGTGAAGGTGACCTGTCAAGTTTAGCAAATATGAAGCTTAACTTGGAGTTGAACCAGTTGAACAACAGAATGGATGATCCGGGGACAACTAATCAAGATCCAAATTTGGTGAGTTTCAGTCATAGGAATATTAATGTTCTTGCAATGTATTTTTTGTCTATTAAAATACAAGGTTCTCACAATGTGCTTTAGCTGAAATGCAAAATGCTTTTTGTTCCAATCTTGagttcaatttgttttcaaaatgttCTACTTAATTTCCCTGCACAAGATGAATTAATTGGGTCTCCAAAATCTTAGGATCATGATTATTAATTGGATGATTCATGTTTGAAAGAACTGTTCAAGGAAACAAGTAGCCCTTCTCTCGCTATGAATTGATCACCAGATTACCCTACTTGTTCCATCTACTAATCTATATTGTTGATCTGTGTGGCATGTCTCGCATTTTGTCTGAAATGCTCCATCTTTGAAAGGGCATAGAGTATTTATCAATCCAGCGGACTAGCCCCATTTGAACTATTCTGACTTGAGCAAGTAGAAGAGCATTTGTAAAAACATGTTAGTTTGGAATTTTGAACAAGAATGGTGGGTTTTGACTTTTGAGTTTTCTGGTTGTGAAATGATCAATATGGTCGCTTATTAATTCCAGCTGTTTTATTGATTGACTTGCAAACTATGATGCTTAACTAGCATGATCTCAGGGTGAAAATGATGCCTCTGATATAGCTAAGGCTTCTACCCTTTGTGCACTCATAGTAGT
Above is a genomic segment from Vitis riparia cultivar Riparia Gloire de Montpellier isolate 1030 chromosome 14, EGFV_Vit.rip_1.0, whole genome shotgun sequence containing:
- the LOC117930040 gene encoding uncharacterized protein LOC117930040 isoform X1, yielding MAEQGVDPMAPPFLHLLSAFLAMEPTHCLVSLARVCGGGLITEGVQRFIWDNCISKVEKSHVPYSKNFLKKLINEIESAHGDILDELYEQYASYMILLKDDRLVKENSRVLKCISFLFPPGCFGIPSCPKSMQLAVPLHCSVNMLEGDTGCSIWPSSLFLSEFILSHPEIFSNKSCFEVGSGVGLVGICLAHVKASKVILSEGDLSSLANMKLNLELNQLNNRMDDPGTTNQDPNLVKCIFLPWESAEESELQNFMPDIILGADVIYNPLCFPHLIRVLATLLNQTRSSSPLQQDNCVEFSPDSRCIMDARAEGADIHNHDHGSRSTTNADGGGKNSVPVAYIASVIRNIETFNYFLALAEEANLDVKDLTEQCKPFDLLPYMQSYDRSSIRLFTLSYLRK